AGACTTCAAAAGGCAGCATCACACTGCAGGAACtactgagactttttttttttccaattggTTACAAACTGCtctaaactgttttattcacaggtttcacactgactgacagcttaaTGTAAAATGAAACTTGTGTAGATAAATGATCCTACTTGGACACGAAGGTGTGAAGCAGTGAGGCGTGGTGCTTGGGGAAGTATTCCTGCTGGACAGCGTGCTCCAAACACAACAGCTGACCTGGCACCAGTGACACCTTTTTCATCTTCACCTCTCCCTGAAACGAGAACAGAGAAGCAGAAACCCAAATAAACTAAAATGTAATCAATAACCAACCACTTCAACTGTGTTATGGTTCAAAGATCATAAAAGTTACTACCAGAATCAGAATCTGGTTTATTGCTAAGTTGGTTTTTCACATATAAAGAATTTGATTTGGTGTTTTGAtacaaagataaaaaatatacGGACGGAACACTGAAATACCACTGGAGATTGTGGAGGCAGTGTAGTGTAGTTCAAGTGAGATACTACCATAGGAGACAACGAAGAAATTGAAATTATGGTGAAATAGAATGAATCGGTAATATAGTGAAAGAGTTCTCCGTCCACATTTAGGGATGTAATTGTACACGGCCACACAGACCACCACTGTCTACAATGCTTCCTCTGTTTAAAAAGGCACAATAATACAACATCCTCCACCATcaccttgtttgttgttttgtgaaacttttgactctgccctctagtgccatctgttGGCGGTATCTACACTATTATAAAGGACGCGTGAGGGGCGTTTACAATGTTTGAAACCGATGTACCTTTTTCCGTACCTAATGGGTATATAAAGTAGGCTAAATCTGGTGGTGCAGGTAGTAAAAGTACAGAACTGACATCTGTGTGAAAAGGACATCCAGAAGGAAGGGATAGGCATGACATcttgatgacattttatttggGCAACCCACcgctgggagatttaaaaagcagctgatagcagttagcagctaactcaaacaaGCAGAGGAGCAGCCAAAAATGTTCCCAAATTGGGGAAACAATGAGGTTAGGGAGCTTCTTACCATCTGAGCAGAGGATGGGAACTCCAGAGATGGACTAActgggatggtaaatgattgttattgccatgctTACGTCATTGTTAAtgtttagaaagtgctgccGATGCTTACATTATATGTTACATTAGAAGCTGACATGTtcgtcacacctcttttgctttCACAACACTAGCACGCTATCTAAAAACCACACACCGAAGTGCAttatgctgctgttgtttggctctgtgtaaaaaagcaaagccAGTGTAATTAGGGGTCTTCATCGTAGCCCTATCGCAGGATCTCtatgtaaaaggggcttgtgtGAGTGAGGGTCTAGGCCTTGTAAAGAAGTCAGCTGCAGATGGAAGAAACTGTTCTTGTGCCATGAGGTTTGGTCCTACTAAACTGCAGCCTCCTGCCAGAGGGAAGTCCCTCAAAGAGTTTGTTTCCAGGGTTTGAGGGGTCAGATGCAATCTTTCCTGTCCGTCTCAGGGTCCTGGAGGGATGGCAGACTACAGCCAATCAACTTCTACGCAAAGCAAATGATGCACTGCAGTATACCCTTGTCCTTAGCTGTGGCATCAACGTACCAGATGGTGATGGAGCAGGTGAGGATGGACTCAATGATTCTAATGTAGATGTGTGGAATGCGTGCAGAATTTGTATATGATTTGACTAAATTTAACGTTAAATATTAGATTAAACCAGCGCCCATAAGTTCAGTGATGTTTTGGAGACACAGGGTTTGGGGTACAGTACCTTGAGGAGTCCCATCATGACCAGCAGTGTGGAGAGGAAACAGTATGACTGGAAGGCTGAGGCAGAGAGAAGCTTCTTCAACAAAACATCTGTGGGACAGAGTGATGCAGGTCATTTAAACGAGACAGCAGGGGTTGTTTATAAAGGGTGAGTTCTATCAACAACAGTATCTGAACCACAAGTGGAGATCCACATGAAAGTAGCATTTTATTCACCAGTTGTTTCAAGGACAGCAGTCTTGGTCTCTGGTTCCTCACTGTACAAAGAAGTGATTTTCAGAAGGACATCAGCAGCCTTGTGTGGATCAGATGCATCTACCTGTTGAGGTAAGAGAAGAGTTTTATTGACAGGATATATCCAGTCTGTTTGTACACCTAATCCAgcagaataaacacaaataaGGACAGTTAAAGCAGAGGGTGATGGCAGCAAACAACCAGCCTGGACACTTCACATTCACGAATTGTAGATTCCTACCTGTTGCTGCAGGTTTGTCCTCATGTCTCCCAGCTGAAGGAGCCTGTCTGCAGAGGGGCAGCTGAGGAAAGACATGATCTCTGGCTGAGGGTGGACACAAAGTCACAATGAGAAACATAAGCACAAAGTAACTAGTCTAGAAATTAGCACAATAGACACAACACTTAATATAACAGTTGAAGAAGAATACCTTCAAGCTTGTCTGTTGTAAGtgcataaatataaaaatgtatattacGTCTAACATCTTACTGGGCTCTGAAGTTTTTCAGGACTGTCATCTTTTCTTGTTATTCCATTTTCCTTTACGATTTCACCGTCCTCCTCAACGTCTTCACTACAGTCATCActagcatcatcatcattttcgtGGTCGTCATCACCTTCTTCATCCTCGTCATCAGGCTCTCCCTCATCATCACTACAGTGAAGTTAagaagacatttttttcctttaaacttGCTTATTGTTAAATTAACAAGCTGATCAGAGATAACTTGAGTTTTTTGGTATTGATACTGGACAACAGCTTCAGAAAAGATTCACTGCATCACTTagtgtcacacaaacacacgtgtgTATTACCTGAGTGATCCCAGCATGTCTCCTTTGTCCATGTTTTCCATAGTTTCCCTCAAAGCCTCACAGCCCTCCTCTCCCAGACAGTTACCTGTTAGAGTCACATACAAGACTTTCACCTGTTGTGTCACCATTTTCTTATCTATGTTCAGGTCACAAAAAGTACTTTAATTGAAACTTCACATTTTCATCATATTCAGCAATTCGCTAGACACTGGATTCCATATATTTTCCAGTATTTTCACAGCCGTGGAATCCTCCTGATAACTGCTACCCCTACAGGGATAGTAAGACCAGTTTCATGGTCAGTGTTCGTACCGTTCAGATCCACTTTCTCCATATAAGGTTTGTCCATGACAGCCTGAGCCACCACAAAAGCTGCTGCCTCTGTGATCTCGCCAAATGACAGATTGAGCTCCTGGAGAGAAGGAACATAGCAGAGCACTGTAAGCAGCCTGTTgacaagacagacagaaaaggctGAACTCTGATAGTGAGCTGACCTTGAGGACTGGCAGTCCCTCCCTGAGGACAGCAGCGAGGGCGATGGCTCCTTCTGAGCGTACCAGACAGTCTCCAAAGTTGATCATCTGCACGTTCCTCAGGTGCCTCAAAGCCTGTGTGGCCGACAGGGGTTAACAGTGAACAAAAACAGTTCAAACACACTGGCTAAATATCTACTCTACTTATACGGAATGTGTGAACAGGTCTCACCTGTGCCATGGCCAGCGTTCCCCTCTTGGTGAAGGTGTTGTCGTTGAAGTTGAGGACGCGGAGCTCTGGGTTGTGTCGCATGGCTGAAGCCAACGCCATCACACCTGCGTAGTTGATGCCATTCTGAGGCATGTGAACTTCTTCCAGGCTGCCGATCAGCTTACATGGAAAAACAGAGAGTAATTTGAAGTTTAAGGGGCTGTCATTTAATGCCAATCATTTGAATCATtcatcttcaaatgtcttgttttgtctaatCAACAGTCCAAATCACAAAGATTTTAAatgtacacaaatacaaaacagagaaaagctgcaaatcctcacatttaaaaagGTGGAACTGGGGCATGTTTAGCAATTTCGCTTGATAAATGACTATTAATATTTAAGTGGTTATCAAATAGTTCTCTATTATTTTCTGTCTATCATCAAATAATCTTTTCAGCTTTATTTGAAATGTTGCCCTGACTATAATTAATTATGATTAAAAATTTGTGGGTGATTATTTTCTACCTGGAAGGCCTTAGCCAGGGCGCTGGCTCCTTCGTTTTCCAGGCGGTTCCTTCCTGCAATGAACACTCTCAGTTTGAGTGGAGCTCCGAGCGCTGATGACTGTCTGTGGCACTGAATCAGAGCTTCAGCCAGGATCTACACAAACCATACAGCACTGTTACAGCCTGAACTATAATGCAAGAACATATCAAAATCTCCCATGTGGGTAATTTTTATAGTTGCTTCGGAGATAAAATTACTATTTAGAAAGTGTTTGAGAGATTGACAGGGTtaggtcaaacaaactcacctTTCCTCCTCCAATCCCCATGCCACAATTGTTGAGCCTCAGCACCCTCAAGGTGTGGCAGGAAGGGCTCTTCAGCAGCTGCTCGATTCCCTTCACACCATCTGGTCCAAAGGCATTATCGCTCAGGTCCAGCTCCGTCAGCCTGGCCCCTGCATGCATTAATGCACTGCCCAAGCACCTCTGATTCATTCAAAGAAAGAGAATGTGTGAAACAGGCATGTTCTCAAGGCTGTGTATTACAACACATTATCACAAAACAAATCCTGGAAATCAAACAGCATTAACAGTGTCTCAAAGTCTCACCAGGGCTGTCGGGATCTCAGAGCGCAACCTGCCTGTGAACATATCACTCCAGTAACATCTCTGAAAGACACAAAGAGCTTTAGACAGAAGGAAAGCAGCATCTTCTCTGTTGCTACAATGAACAGAAGGAAATTTTAAAGTATTATAACTAAGTGTTTTCTGGCCCATGTGTGTTTATAATAAATGCAAACTATGCATTGGATACCTGGAGCTGGTCTTTACACTCCAGAGCCTTCGCAATGGCCCGGGCTGCATCCACTCCCACAGTGTTCCCCTCCAGGCGCAAAGCTCTCAGACCCTGGTACTGCTCGATCTCACGGACCAGCTCCCCCACTGAAAGCAGAGAACAGGAAGTCAGGTCTGAGGAGAAAACAGACACCTGTGCTCTGGTGTCAACTGTAACACCGTGGTGAATGAAAACGAAAACAAAACTAAACCCTATCTGACCTGATTCTGCGTTGTCCAGCTTCAGTCCCAGGCCTTTAAAGCTCAGCTCTCCATCCCCGACGTGAGTCTTGGCAAGAGCATCAGCCAACTGAGAGATGTCATCTGAGGCCATATTGACTATAGAAACATCCAGAAGTCAGACATTAGAGAGAGGAATCACATTTTAGTATTTTACTCAACATATaaatgaacaaaagtacagtgTTTTGCCCGGAATCGAGAACTAAAGTTCAGTGACAGTGGTAACATTACGAACAGAACATTTACTTAGAAGAATTGTCAACAAAAGCCACggtagctaacgttaacgttaatTAGCCTCACCGGTGCTAGCTAGTAGAAGTACGCAGCACGAGAGACGTTTAAATCACTAGCTAACGTTGACTATTAACTTAAACTAATGTGACTAATGTGAGTTCTGACTTTATAAAGTGTTTTATCGCGTCTCTCAACCATTAAAACAACCATACAGCTCTCACTGAAGCAGTGAAACTTACCACAAAGAGCAATTTCCTAGGAAACGACAGAGAACACACACCGCTCTTCCGCGCAGCGCGCCGGTTGCTAAACCATGTGACGTCATGCTGACCCGGTTTCTTCTTCGTTGATTTTCCTAACTTCAGTTAAAATTGATCTACAGGGCTTTACCGCCATCTGCTGTTGCCACCCAAACGCCGTTAACCCCCTTTGGTTTTATTGCAGTGCTAAACCAATGAATATTTTCAA
The nucleotide sequence above comes from Epinephelus lanceolatus isolate andai-2023 chromosome 21, ASM4190304v1, whole genome shotgun sequence. Encoded proteins:
- the rangap1b gene encoding ran GTPase-activating protein 1b, translating into MASDDISQLADALAKTHVGDGELSFKGLGLKLDNAESVGELVREIEQYQGLRALRLEGNTVGVDAARAIAKALECKDQLQRCYWSDMFTGRLRSEIPTALRCLGSALMHAGARLTELDLSDNAFGPDGVKGIEQLLKSPSCHTLRVLRLNNCGMGIGGGKILAEALIQCHRQSSALGAPLKLRVFIAGRNRLENEGASALAKAFQLIGSLEEVHMPQNGINYAGVMALASAMRHNPELRVLNFNDNTFTKRGTLAMAQALRHLRNVQMINFGDCLVRSEGAIALAAVLREGLPVLKELNLSFGEITEAAAFVVAQAVMDKPYMEKVDLNGNCLGEEGCEALRETMENMDKGDMLGSLSDDEGEPDDEDEEGDDDHENDDDASDDCSEDVEEDGEIVKENGITRKDDSPEKLQSPPEIMSFLSCPSADRLLQLGDMRTNLQQQVDASDPHKAADVLLKITSLYSEEPETKTAVLETTDVLLKKLLSASAFQSYCFLSTLLVMMGLLKGEVKMKKVSLVPGQLLCLEHAVQQEYFPKHHASLLHTFVSKNSDALESCSSASKRLSSTLEKKCHD